A genomic region of Janthinobacterium lividum contains the following coding sequences:
- a CDS encoding GlxA family transcriptional regulator: MSFANLSRIGLDKPLRLLLVHAGDAESITWAGLVQPLRLCARALGPDALQLEVRTPEQVAAQGGNWHIALLVADEMEAPLRAELCRAVIERCRSAPFWGGVGAAVLWLADAGVMDGVRIALPWALYADAEAKAERAILTPHLFDIDGPHITCCGGAASIDFSLTLIETIFGADVQALVKEALCVDKVRGKEERQRVALQARFGVLQPKLSEAVTLMEANIEEPLSTDDIASLVGLSRRQLERLFKQYLGSLPSRYYLELRLQRSRQLLLDTHYSIVQVGLMCGFSSGSHFSTAFGTLFGNTPREERQRKLMPPA, from the coding sequence ATGTCCTTCGCTAATCTTTCCCGTATCGGCCTCGACAAACCGCTGCGTTTGCTGCTGGTCCATGCCGGCGATGCCGAGTCGATCACCTGGGCCGGCCTGGTGCAGCCGCTGCGCCTGTGCGCGCGGGCGCTGGGGCCGGACGCCCTGCAACTGGAGGTGCGCACGCCAGAGCAGGTGGCTGCGCAGGGCGGCAACTGGCATATCGCGCTGCTGGTGGCAGATGAAATGGAAGCGCCGCTGCGCGCCGAGCTGTGCCGGGCCGTGATCGAACGCTGCCGCTCGGCGCCATTCTGGGGCGGCGTGGGCGCGGCCGTGCTGTGGCTGGCCGACGCGGGCGTCATGGATGGCGTGCGCATCGCCTTGCCGTGGGCCTTGTACGCGGATGCGGAAGCCAAGGCGGAACGGGCCATCCTGACGCCGCACCTGTTCGATATCGACGGCCCGCACATCACGTGTTGCGGCGGCGCTGCCAGCATCGACTTTTCGCTGACCCTGATTGAAACCATCTTTGGCGCCGACGTGCAGGCGCTCGTCAAGGAAGCGTTGTGCGTGGACAAGGTGCGCGGCAAGGAAGAGCGCCAGCGCGTGGCCCTGCAGGCGCGTTTCGGCGTGCTGCAGCCGAAATTGTCCGAAGCGGTGACCTTGATGGAGGCCAATATCGAGGAACCGCTGTCGACCGACGACATTGCCAGCCTGGTGGGCCTGTCACGGCGCCAGCTCGAGCGGCTGTTCAAGCAATACCTGGGCAGCCTGCCGTCGCGTTACTACCTGGAATTGCGCCTGCAGCGCTCACGGCAACTATTGCTCGATACACATTATTCCATCGTGCAAGTAGGCCTGATGTGCGGCTTTTCTTCCGGCTCGCACTTTTCCACGGCCTTTGGCACACTGTTTGGCAATACCCCGCGCGAAGAGCGGCAAAGAAAGCTCATGCCTCCGGCTTGA
- a CDS encoding MarR family transcriptional regulator, which translates to MGERYLKSIRLLAECMQGFERFSSDFVRQYGLTHAQFDIIATLGNTCGMSYKELGQKTLITKGTLTGVVDRLEQKGLVIRERCPRDKRSYYVRLSSEGEQVFHDVFPKLTRQGQRLFDGYTEDDFMRLETTLAGLKHAIANGHG; encoded by the coding sequence ATGGGTGAACGATATTTAAAAAGTATCCGGCTGCTGGCCGAATGCATGCAAGGCTTCGAGCGGTTTTCTAGCGACTTCGTGCGCCAGTACGGCTTGACGCATGCGCAATTCGACATCATTGCCACGCTCGGCAACACCTGCGGCATGTCCTACAAGGAACTGGGCCAGAAAACCCTGATTACCAAGGGCACCTTGACGGGCGTGGTGGACCGGCTGGAACAGAAGGGGCTGGTGATACGCGAACGTTGTCCACGCGACAAGCGTTCCTATTACGTGCGCCTGAGCTCCGAGGGTGAACAGGTGTTCCATGACGTGTTCCCCAAACTGACAAGGCAGGGCCAGCGCCTGTTCGACGGCTATACCGAAGACGATTTCATGCGGCTGGAAACCACCCTGGCGGGCTTGAAACACGCCATCGCCAACGGCCACGGCTGA
- a CDS encoding HDOD domain-containing protein: MNRLDAFKSIAAQAARGELTFPANVDASLKLQEALADPDCHIEAAAKLVQADPLLAARTVAIANSVAFNRSGNEITSVRNAVQRLGVRTLQSVVASLIVRQLGSTITDPVLQAKANQLWEHTAHVAALSQVLARRVTRVDPDTALFAGIMHEVGGFYLLSRAAEFPGILDGEPEDWVEHGEQAIGHGVLTKLKVPEAVMGAIDALWEGLRAIPPESLGDTLLLANDLAPVSSPLNESPAAIAVRAARAAGSIDCVIGDDATLSSIMEESDDEVQSLLKVLVH, translated from the coding sequence ATGAACAGACTCGACGCCTTTAAAAGCATCGCCGCACAAGCCGCTCGTGGCGAGCTGACCTTTCCTGCCAATGTGGACGCTTCGCTCAAGCTGCAAGAGGCGCTGGCCGATCCCGACTGCCATATCGAGGCCGCCGCCAAGCTGGTGCAGGCCGACCCGCTGCTGGCCGCGCGCACAGTGGCCATCGCCAATTCCGTGGCGTTCAACCGTTCCGGCAATGAAATCACCAGCGTGCGCAACGCCGTGCAGCGGCTCGGCGTACGCACCCTGCAGTCGGTGGTGGCATCGCTGATCGTGCGCCAGCTGGGCAGCACCATCACCGATCCCGTGCTGCAAGCGAAGGCCAACCAGCTGTGGGAACATACGGCCCACGTGGCGGCCCTGTCGCAAGTGCTGGCCCGCCGCGTCACCAGGGTGGACCCTGATACGGCCCTGTTTGCCGGCATCATGCATGAAGTGGGCGGGTTTTATCTGTTGTCGCGCGCGGCCGAATTCCCCGGCATCCTCGACGGCGAACCGGAAGACTGGGTCGAACATGGCGAACAGGCCATCGGCCATGGCGTCTTGACCAAACTGAAGGTGCCGGAAGCGGTGATGGGGGCCATCGATGCGCTGTGGGAAGGCTTGCGCGCCATCCCGCCCGAATCGCTGGGCGACACCCTGCTGCTGGCGAATGACCTGGCGCCCGTCTCTTCGCCCCTCAACGAAAGCCCGGCCGCCATCGCCGTGCGCGCCGCCCGGGCTGCCGGCAGCATCGATTGCGTGATCGGCGACGATGCGACCTTGTCGAGCATCATGGAAGAATCGGACGATGAAGTGCAGTCGCTGCTGAAGGTGCTGGTGCACTAA
- a CDS encoding glutathione S-transferase family protein codes for MRLYHHPMSSNARRVLMTAIHLGLPLELAEVDLMNADDRRRLVELNPNGKVPVLADGAFLLWESCAIMQYLAEQVPGQTIYPQAPQARADVNRWLFWAAQHFAPAISVLAWERAWKGMTGNGPADPLEEARGERDLHECAVVLDAHLAGRSWVSGDDVTLADFAVAAPLMYSEAVRLPLAQYQHIQAWFARVRQLRAWQETEVELLPG; via the coding sequence ATGCGTCTGTACCACCACCCCATGTCCTCGAATGCCCGCCGTGTCCTGATGACGGCGATCCACCTCGGCTTGCCTCTGGAACTGGCGGAAGTCGACCTGATGAATGCGGACGACCGCCGCCGCCTGGTCGAGCTGAACCCGAACGGCAAGGTGCCCGTGCTGGCCGATGGCGCTTTCCTGCTGTGGGAATCGTGCGCCATCATGCAATACCTGGCCGAGCAGGTGCCGGGCCAGACGATTTATCCGCAGGCGCCGCAAGCCCGTGCCGACGTCAACCGCTGGCTGTTCTGGGCCGCGCAGCATTTCGCGCCTGCCATCAGCGTGCTGGCCTGGGAGCGCGCGTGGAAAGGCATGACGGGCAATGGTCCGGCGGACCCGCTGGAAGAGGCGCGCGGCGAGCGCGACCTGCATGAATGCGCCGTGGTGCTGGATGCGCATCTGGCGGGGCGCAGCTGGGTCAGCGGAGACGATGTGACCCTGGCCGATTTTGCCGTGGCCGCGCCGCTGATGTACAGCGAGGCCGTGCGGCTGCCGCTGGCGCAGTATCAGCACATCCAGGCGTGGTTTGCCCGCGTGCGGCAGTTGCGCGCCTGGCAGGAAACGGAGGTGGAGCTCTTGCCGGGCTAA
- a CDS encoding helix-turn-helix transcriptional regulator: MSRSGRLFLLMDAMRARRVPVTAAQLAQQLGVSERTIYRDIQTLAELGAPLQGEAGIGYVLRRGAFLPPLMFGADELEALVLGARWVRRQGDAGLAQAASNALAKIAAASPRDLRDSMAETSLWVPLGRPADGTQPADRYVQPVREAIRYEQKLTLAYQDEHGSATSRTVWPFALAFFEGKRLLAAWCELRGDYRHFRIDRIASVQQHEERYPTRRHVLLEAWRKAHDIDPES; this comes from the coding sequence ATGAGCCGCAGCGGCCGTCTGTTCCTGTTGATGGACGCGATGCGTGCCAGGCGCGTGCCAGTCACGGCGGCCCAGCTGGCGCAGCAGCTGGGTGTTTCCGAGCGCACGATCTACCGCGATATCCAGACCCTGGCCGAACTGGGCGCGCCCTTGCAGGGCGAAGCCGGCATCGGCTATGTGCTGCGCCGCGGCGCCTTCCTGCCGCCGCTGATGTTCGGCGCCGATGAACTGGAAGCACTGGTGCTGGGCGCGCGCTGGGTGCGCCGGCAGGGCGATGCGGGCCTGGCGCAGGCGGCCAGCAATGCCCTGGCCAAGATCGCGGCCGCCTCGCCGCGCGACCTGCGCGACAGCATGGCCGAGACCAGCTTGTGGGTGCCGCTGGGGCGTCCCGCCGACGGCACGCAGCCGGCCGACCGCTACGTGCAGCCCGTGCGCGAGGCGATCCGCTACGAACAGAAGCTCACGCTTGCCTATCAGGATGAGCATGGCAGCGCCACCTCGCGCACGGTGTGGCCGTTTGCCCTGGCCTTTTTCGAAGGCAAGCGCCTGCTGGCCGCCTGGTGCGAGTTGCGCGGCGACTACCGGCATTTCCGCATCGACCGCATCGCCAGCGTGCAGCAGCATGAGGAGCGCTATCCCACGCGGCGCCATGTGCTGCTGGAGGCCTGGCGCAAGGCGCATGATATCGATCCTGAATCCTGA